One genomic window of Desulfovibrio desulfuricans includes the following:
- a CDS encoding LacI family DNA-binding transcriptional regulator, which produces MTAETSSKSRVRHTAAKKVTLAHVAKAAGVSQATVSMVLNGREGVSFADETIAAVFAAAESLGYRGARRATGCANVPSVLVVAPNVTNPYYSTVIQAMQQAAALKGYATSIYTTYRSLESELAALRLARNMGMAGIIFAMLAHPEEVLEKADRKLPMVVIGDRRQDLNVDTVELNNYDAGSLIARHMHDLGHQHLAYISTTLDQANPIRMQRLQGLRDTFAQLCPQGSVLVKSRDISPETELENLQIEHIVGLELTRKCLDDKKITAFVAVNDMVAYGVIDAVRGAGFTIPGDYSVCGFDNIFPSGFAGVALTTVEHYMRDKGRNALEILHNKISGAASDRNITRVEYSHKLITRTSTAAPRAGG; this is translated from the coding sequence ATGACGGCAGAAACAAGCAGCAAGAGCCGCGTCAGGCATACCGCCGCAAAAAAAGTTACGCTTGCCCATGTGGCAAAAGCAGCCGGAGTTTCCCAGGCTACAGTCTCAATGGTGCTCAACGGGCGCGAAGGGGTTTCGTTTGCAGACGAAACCATTGCCGCAGTCTTTGCGGCAGCGGAAAGCCTGGGTTATCGGGGTGCAAGAAGGGCAACGGGGTGTGCAAACGTTCCCTCAGTGCTTGTGGTGGCCCCTAACGTCACCAATCCATATTATTCCACTGTTATTCAGGCCATGCAGCAGGCTGCCGCGCTCAAGGGCTATGCCACCAGCATATATACCACCTACCGCAGTCTTGAGAGCGAACTGGCGGCCCTGCGCCTTGCCCGCAATATGGGCATGGCGGGTATTATTTTTGCCATGCTGGCCCATCCGGAAGAAGTACTTGAAAAGGCTGACCGCAAGTTGCCCATGGTTGTTATTGGCGACAGGCGGCAGGATCTTAACGTGGATACGGTGGAATTGAACAATTATGATGCTGGCAGCCTCATTGCCCGGCATATGCACGATCTGGGGCATCAGCATCTGGCCTACATTTCCACCACGCTGGATCAGGCCAATCCCATCCGCATGCAGCGATTGCAGGGCCTGCGCGACACCTTTGCCCAACTGTGCCCGCAAGGCTCGGTGCTGGTAAAAAGCCGGGATATCAGCCCCGAGACAGAGCTGGAAAATTTGCAGATAGAACACATTGTGGGTCTTGAACTGACGCGCAAGTGCCTTGATGACAAAAAAATCACCGCCTTTGTGGCGGTGAACGACATGGTGGCTTACGGCGTTATAGATGCCGTGCGCGGAGCAGGTTTTACCATTCCCGGCGATTACAGCGTTTGCGGCTTTGACAATATCTTTCCCTCAGGTTTTGCGGGCGTGGCACTGACCACGGTTGAGCATTATATGCGCGACAAAGGCCGCAACGCGCTGGAAATTTTGCACAATAAAATCAGCGGTGCGGCCTCTGACCGAAATATTACCCGCGTGGAATACAGTCATAAGCTCATTACGCGCACATCTACAGCCGCGCCGCGCGCTGGCGGCTAG